The following coding sequences are from one Coleofasciculus chthonoplastes PCC 7420 window:
- a CDS encoding o-succinylbenzoate synthase: MTYRFEFNPYQRQFRHPLTTHHGIWKVREGIILRLVDEKGRVGWGEIAPLPWFGSETLEQALTVCQQFPSQITSTDIFSIPAEFPACQFGFESAWDGLVTSNGEDEGESRIETEQISQSLTHASLKYSYLLPTGEAALTSWQQGWQQGDRTFKWKIGVTSMESELRWFEQLVQILPESAQLRLDANGGLTQHQAQQWLQVADQAGIVEFLEQPLPPEEFAAMRAMYDQYRTAIALDESVATLNQLKTCYQQGWRGIFVIKAAIAGSPTQLRQFCQAHDIDVVFSSVFESAIARQAVLNLAVELSHPHRAVGFGVNHWFV; the protein is encoded by the coding sequence GTGACGTATCGTTTTGAGTTTAATCCTTACCAGCGCCAATTTCGACATCCCCTAACCACTCATCATGGCATCTGGAAAGTACGCGAGGGGATTATCCTGCGTCTGGTGGATGAAAAGGGGCGAGTGGGTTGGGGAGAAATTGCCCCACTTCCTTGGTTTGGTTCTGAAACCTTAGAACAAGCCCTAACCGTTTGTCAGCAGTTCCCGTCTCAGATTACATCAACCGATATTTTCTCGATTCCGGCTGAATTTCCCGCCTGTCAGTTTGGCTTTGAGTCAGCGTGGGATGGGTTAGTCACAAGTAATGGGGAAGATGAGGGAGAGAGTCGTATTGAAACGGAACAAATAAGCCAGTCGTTAACCCATGCGTCGCTGAAATACAGTTATCTTTTGCCCACTGGGGAAGCCGCGTTAACCTCTTGGCAGCAAGGTTGGCAACAGGGCGATCGCACGTTTAAATGGAAAATTGGTGTAACCTCTATGGAGTCGGAACTGAGGTGGTTTGAACAATTGGTTCAAATCTTACCTGAATCGGCTCAATTACGCTTAGATGCGAATGGGGGACTTACACAGCATCAAGCTCAACAGTGGTTGCAGGTGGCGGATCAGGCGGGAATAGTCGAGTTTCTGGAACAACCCTTGCCACCAGAAGAGTTTGCCGCCATGAGGGCAATGTATGACCAGTATAGGACAGCGATCGCCCTTGATGAATCCGTTGCTACGTTGAACCAACTCAAAACCTGTTACCAGCAGGGATGGCGAGGAATCTTTGTGATTAAAGCGGCGATCGCGGGTTCTCCTACACAACTCCGACAATTTTGTCAAGCCCACGATATCGACGTGGTTTTCTCCTCCGTCTTTGAAAGTGCGATCGCCAGACAAGCGGTTCTCAATTTAGCTGTAGAATTATCTCATCCCCATCGGGCAGTTGGGTTTGGAGTTAATCACTGGTTTGTCTAA
- a CDS encoding glycosyltransferase produces the protein MLRKKRQPTSSTKPKTKGLISPWAWAIFIAGIVLFFGTVFSGNWTSNSPTFFSPEQLRPDVRPSLLSTSPSSRGIIPSIPSDETQKSNSLVAPLHPFPNRSLPEFIQPPGQPWNLLFPTIVVAYICLLLRFIPSNNWTRLIVKGILLILMTRYFIWRTIATLNFDHLATATFSLLIYFIESLGILSFILHIPQSVWSNAKQRSAQADRYSQDILSGKYQPSVDVFVPTYNEPESVVSRTVIGCQAMDYANKKVYILDDTRRPNIRALAKELGCEYITRPDNQHAKAGNLNSALPKTQGELIAIMDADFVPFKNFLTRTVGFFLQPKIALVQTPQAFYNPDHHARNLGVDHILYDDLANFFGFSLSCRDVTNSVLCCGTSYVVRRMALEEVGGYNTICLAEDSPTSTTMLTRGWRLIYLNEVLSMGESTRTYVDFLKQRTRWHHSNYQIFCCGDKIPIWSTMNWLQKSYFFTFFLGTFDPLFRTVFMFTPLMSLILGISPIVSTTPEMIYYFLPWILLMAGSTGWATEYCGSFFWNEVYQTILCFPTLKCLIFAIRDPFGLAFKVTRKGVKAETKNYNLNQTWPLLVGVILMIAVLCLHLVGYHWGVWQTAASSEFAMIFLLLIYNIIIMSIAFLAAIDQPECRGMDRFPLRTGCTLRVGDFSNPNHSISRVYEGYTVDLSEGGARIILITDNVVIENEPISLELPDYHFSVTANLRGYTVNRNNTEFTLKFVNVTTQKNRQLVEILYTDMTWWKRSKRPGNLDVLIAMLASLLTLRPLRSKYN, from the coding sequence ATGCTGCGGAAAAAACGTCAACCCACCTCCTCAACTAAACCGAAGACCAAAGGTTTAATTTCCCCTTGGGCTTGGGCAATCTTTATCGCTGGAATCGTGCTATTTTTCGGCACAGTCTTTAGCGGCAATTGGACTAGCAACAGTCCCACCTTTTTTTCTCCAGAACAGTTGCGTCCAGATGTTCGCCCTTCTCTCCTTTCAACTTCACCATCCAGTAGAGGAATTATTCCGTCAATTCCCTCCGATGAAACCCAAAAATCTAACTCATTAGTCGCGCCATTACATCCATTCCCTAACCGCTCTCTCCCGGAATTTATTCAGCCGCCGGGACAACCTTGGAACCTGTTATTTCCGACGATTGTTGTTGCCTACATCTGTTTGCTGCTGCGCTTTATTCCCTCCAATAATTGGACTCGTTTAATTGTCAAGGGTATTCTCTTGATATTAATGACGCGCTATTTTATTTGGCGCACCATCGCTACGCTCAATTTTGATCATTTGGCAACTGCTACCTTTAGTCTCCTGATTTACTTTATTGAATCACTAGGTATTCTCTCGTTCATCCTTCATATTCCCCAAAGTGTTTGGTCAAATGCCAAACAACGCAGCGCCCAAGCTGATCGCTATTCTCAGGATATACTCTCTGGCAAATACCAACCCTCCGTAGACGTTTTTGTTCCTACATATAACGAACCCGAATCTGTGGTAAGTCGCACAGTGATTGGTTGTCAAGCGATGGACTATGCCAATAAAAAAGTTTACATTCTCGACGATACTCGCCGTCCCAATATCCGCGCCCTGGCTAAGGAATTGGGGTGTGAATATATTACGCGCCCGGATAATCAACATGCAAAAGCTGGTAATCTCAATAGTGCCTTACCCAAAACTCAGGGAGAACTGATTGCGATTATGGATGCTGATTTTGTGCCATTCAAAAACTTTTTGACGCGCACGGTTGGCTTTTTTCTGCAGCCAAAGATTGCCCTAGTTCAGACACCGCAAGCTTTTTATAATCCTGATCATCATGCTCGAAATTTAGGAGTTGATCATATTTTGTATGATGATTTAGCTAACTTTTTTGGTTTTAGTTTATCCTGTCGAGATGTTACCAATAGCGTGCTTTGTTGTGGTACATCTTATGTAGTCAGGCGAATGGCATTGGAAGAGGTGGGTGGATATAACACAATTTGTCTGGCAGAAGATTCTCCTACCTCTACAACTATGTTAACTCGTGGCTGGCGCTTGATTTATTTGAATGAAGTGCTTTCAATGGGAGAATCAACCCGCACCTATGTGGATTTTCTTAAACAACGAACGCGCTGGCATCACAGTAATTATCAGATATTTTGCTGCGGGGATAAGATACCCATTTGGTCTACAATGAATTGGTTACAAAAAAGCTATTTTTTTACTTTTTTCCTGGGGACATTCGATCCCCTATTTCGGACAGTCTTCATGTTTACTCCCTTAATGAGCCTAATTTTAGGTATTTCTCCCATTGTTTCTACAACCCCGGAAATGATCTATTATTTTTTGCCCTGGATATTACTAATGGCTGGGAGTACAGGTTGGGCAACAGAATATTGTGGTTCGTTCTTTTGGAATGAAGTTTACCAAACTATCCTTTGCTTTCCTACCTTAAAGTGCCTGATATTTGCGATTCGTGATCCTTTTGGTTTAGCATTTAAGGTCACCCGTAAAGGGGTGAAAGCAGAAACGAAAAATTACAATCTCAATCAAACCTGGCCCCTGCTAGTTGGGGTAATATTGATGATTGCTGTCCTCTGTCTCCATCTGGTGGGTTATCACTGGGGGGTGTGGCAAACCGCAGCGTCTTCTGAATTTGCCATGATCTTTCTGTTGCTGATCTACAATATCATCATTATGAGTATCGCTTTTCTCGCCGCGATCGACCAGCCAGAGTGCCGAGGGATGGATCGATTTCCGTTGCGTACAGGTTGTACGCTTAGAGTTGGTGATTTCTCTAATCCTAACCATTCAATTTCCCGTGTTTATGAAGGATATACGGTTGACCTTTCTGAAGGTGGCGCGAGAATTATTTTGATAACCGATAATGTGGTGATAGAGAATGAACCCATTTCTCTAGAATTGCCCGATTATCATTTTTCTGTAACCGCAAACTTGCGCGGCTACACTGTCAACAGAAATAATACTGAATTCACCTTAAAATTTGTCAACGTCACCACTCAAAAAAATCGACAATTAGTCGAGATACTTTATACAGATATGACGTGGTGGAAACGGAGTAAGAGACCCGGTAATTTAGATGTATTAATCGCGATGCTGGCATCTTTGTTGACTCTTAGACCTCTACGGAGTAAATATAATTGA
- a CDS encoding cytochrome P450, translated as MIQVKTKQPEGPKAPKWWQKIQWITKPLDYMDAAGQQYGDIFNAPVISNHSCMLFVSHPQALQQIFTNDTKQFTAPPDRLLQPIVGDHSIFVLEGNPHRRERKLLMPPFHGEHIQTYGQLICDLTDKVMQQVRPGQIFVARSLAQEISLEVILNSVFGIHDPERFGQLKGLIASMMDQFKSPFTSGLLFFPALQKDWTPWGAFRRLKQQVSQLIYAEIRERRQQKDSSGSDILTLLLSAQDEEGQPMTDEELHDELFTLLVAGHETTATAIAWALYWVYRSPDVQNKLLQELDSLGQQADPVDIARLSYLTAVCQESLRIYPVAVLTVPRAVKEPVELMGYQLQPGTRVYGCIYLTHHRQDLYPESHQFKPERFLARKFSPYEFFPFGGGIRRCIGEALAFFEMKLVLAKIASQYQLTLAQQQPERPQRRSVTLAPSTGVRLIMQGKR; from the coding sequence ATGATTCAAGTCAAAACTAAACAACCCGAAGGACCAAAAGCCCCCAAATGGTGGCAAAAAATTCAGTGGATTACTAAGCCGCTGGATTACATGGATGCAGCAGGACAACAATATGGTGATATTTTCAATGCGCCTGTTATTAGCAATCATTCCTGTATGTTGTTTGTCAGTCATCCCCAAGCCTTACAACAGATTTTCACCAACGATACCAAGCAATTTACAGCTCCTCCAGATAGGCTTTTGCAGCCAATTGTTGGAGATCATTCAATATTTGTGCTAGAAGGCAATCCCCATCGTCGGGAACGCAAACTCTTAATGCCACCGTTTCACGGCGAACACATCCAAACTTATGGGCAACTTATCTGTGACCTAACGGATAAGGTAATGCAGCAGGTGCGTCCCGGTCAAATCTTTGTGGCTCGTTCTCTAGCTCAAGAAATTTCTTTAGAAGTTATCTTAAATTCTGTTTTTGGTATTCATGATCCAGAGCGATTTGGTCAACTGAAAGGGCTAATTGCTAGCATGATGGATCAATTTAAATCTCCCTTCACATCAGGATTACTTTTTTTTCCAGCCCTACAGAAAGATTGGACACCTTGGGGTGCGTTTCGTCGCTTAAAGCAGCAAGTGAGTCAGCTAATCTATGCGGAAATTCGAGAGCGCCGTCAACAGAAAGACTCTTCGGGTTCAGATATTCTCACCCTACTGTTATCGGCACAGGATGAAGAAGGTCAACCCATGACAGATGAAGAATTGCATGATGAATTGTTTACTTTATTAGTAGCCGGTCACGAAACTACCGCTACTGCGATCGCGTGGGCTTTGTATTGGGTTTATCGATCGCCTGATGTGCAGAACAAGCTGTTGCAGGAATTGGATTCTCTGGGTCAACAAGCAGACCCTGTGGACATTGCTCGTTTATCGTATCTCACAGCCGTGTGCCAGGAAAGCTTGCGGATTTATCCTGTGGCTGTCTTAACTGTACCGAGAGCCGTGAAAGAACCTGTTGAACTGATGGGATATCAACTACAACCGGGAACCCGAGTTTATGGCTGTATTTATTTAACTCATCATCGCCAGGATTTATATCCAGAATCTCATCAATTTAAGCCAGAACGTTTTTTAGCACGCAAGTTTTCTCCCTATGAGTTTTTCCCCTTCGGCGGTGGGATACGTCGCTGTATTGGTGAAGCTTTGGCATTCTTTGAAATGAAATTAGTCCTTGCCAAAATTGCCTCTCAGTATCAACTAACTCTAGCACAGCAGCAACCTGAGCGCCCTCAGCGACGGAGTGTAACCTTAGCGCCTAGCACGGGTGTAAGGTTAATTATGCAAGGTAAGAGATAG
- a CDS encoding HlyD family secretion protein yields MSSTQDYPAQTSPRSWLANILIILAGAGLIYWSFRLLQTRLTSVISRDAIINGVLIELKAPAAGEVSKLAVETGEVATKDKVLLALKNERVSQLEVQEITSRINEQKAEIERAKAQLSRQLALVKILEIDHQNQSNLQVREAKQSVAQVQSDLQAAQARYQLAQVNYKRTAFLTNEGALPKAELDTVKLEMQESKAEINRLNARLEAARAEEKAALVGLSLDRSSSNYDPKIRLQELLLDIADQQKIIQTLQQTVKDAQAELAQAQADMQRQQTVEVKTPTTGVIWRLNTQKGQFVEEGDTLGNVVDCGRRWVDVYVEERALRSLQPGTPATIELYGSKSQVFQGKVSLVRSGLGRLAVGEDVAIPLTPNLPRDSQVRVELAPDTDKGEPNLFCYVGYTARVSFQVK; encoded by the coding sequence ATGAGTAGCACTCAAGACTATCCAGCACAAACTTCCCCAAGGTCATGGTTAGCCAATATCCTAATTATCTTAGCGGGTGCAGGGTTGATTTATTGGTCGTTTCGTTTACTACAAACCCGATTAACGTCGGTGATTAGTCGCGATGCTATCATTAATGGCGTTCTCATTGAACTCAAAGCTCCCGCTGCAGGAGAAGTATCAAAACTCGCCGTTGAAACCGGAGAAGTAGCGACGAAAGATAAAGTTTTACTGGCACTGAAGAATGAACGAGTGAGTCAACTTGAAGTTCAGGAAATTACCAGCCGAATTAATGAGCAAAAAGCTGAAATCGAACGCGCTAAAGCTCAGTTATCTCGGCAGCTAGCCCTGGTAAAAATATTGGAAATAGACCATCAAAACCAATCGAATTTACAAGTCCGTGAGGCTAAACAATCAGTGGCACAAGTCCAATCAGATTTACAAGCCGCTCAAGCGCGTTATCAGCTTGCTCAAGTTAACTATAAACGCACAGCATTTTTGACCAATGAAGGGGCATTACCAAAAGCTGAACTGGATACAGTTAAGTTAGAAATGCAGGAAAGCAAAGCGGAGATAAATCGCTTGAATGCTCGCTTAGAAGCTGCCCGTGCGGAGGAAAAAGCGGCTCTTGTGGGTTTATCATTAGATCGAAGTAGCAGTAACTATGATCCGAAAATACGCTTACAAGAACTACTGTTAGATATCGCAGATCAACAGAAAATCATTCAAACGCTACAGCAAACCGTTAAAGATGCTCAAGCCGAATTAGCCCAAGCTCAAGCTGATATGCAGCGACAACAAACGGTAGAGGTAAAAACACCAACCACGGGTGTTATTTGGCGTCTCAATACTCAAAAAGGTCAGTTTGTGGAAGAAGGAGACACTCTAGGAAATGTAGTGGATTGTGGGCGACGCTGGGTTGATGTTTACGTAGAAGAACGCGCCTTGCGATCGCTCCAACCCGGTACACCCGCCACAATTGAACTCTATGGCTCGAAATCTCAGGTGTTTCAAGGAAAAGTCAGTTTAGTGCGATCGGGTTTAGGGCGACTCGCAGTCGGGGAAGATGTGGCGATTCCCCTCACCCCAAATTTGCCTCGCGATAGCCAGGTGCGCGTTGAACTAGCTCCCGATACAGATAAAGGTGAACCCAATCTTTTCTGCTATGTCGGGTATACCGCCCGAGTCAGTTTTCAAGTTAAATAA
- a CDS encoding NAD(P)H-quinone oxidoreductase subunit 4 — protein sequence MIGSQIPWITTIILLPLLASLAIPLIPDKEGKTVRWYALGVGMANFLLTIHAFWRHYDLQNSQFQLQETYSWIPQLGLNWSVGVDGLSMPLIVLSGFVTTLAILASWKVNRKPRLFYVLMLVMYSAQIGVFAAQDLLLFFLMWELELIPVYLLISIWGGEKRLYAATKFILYTAAGSIFILVAALAMAFYGDTVTFDMQQLAQKHYPIGMELAVYAGFLIAYGVKLPIFPLHTWLPDAHSQASAPVSMILAGVLLKMGGYGLIRMNMEMLPDAHIRFAPVLAVLGVVNIIYGALTAFAQDNLKRRLAYSSISHMGFVLVGIASFTALGTNGAMLQMISHGLIAAALFFLSGVTYDRTHTLAMENMGGMAKQMPKVFALFTAGAMASLALPGMSGFVGELSIFLGMSTSDAYNSSFKVVMVLLAAVGLILTPIYLLSMLRQVFYGTAKAELAMDNYFGDANPREIFIALCLLIPIVGIGLYPKVATQTYDVKTVAVTAQVRQVLPVVAQERTNLYSGKFNAPSLPKAKAQPLLGILE from the coding sequence ATGATTGGCAGTCAGATTCCCTGGATAACGACGATTATTCTATTGCCGCTACTGGCGTCTCTAGCGATTCCTCTGATCCCTGACAAAGAAGGTAAAACCGTCCGCTGGTATGCCCTAGGGGTTGGCATGGCAAACTTCCTCCTCACCATCCATGCCTTTTGGCGTCACTACGATTTACAAAACTCTCAGTTCCAACTCCAAGAAACCTATTCCTGGATTCCCCAATTGGGCTTAAACTGGTCAGTCGGAGTCGATGGACTTTCTATGCCCTTAATTGTGTTATCGGGCTTCGTCACTACCCTCGCTATTCTGGCATCTTGGAAAGTCAACCGTAAGCCTCGTCTGTTTTATGTCTTGATGCTGGTGATGTATAGCGCCCAGATTGGCGTATTCGCAGCTCAGGACTTACTATTATTCTTCTTAATGTGGGAATTAGAACTGATTCCCGTGTATCTGCTGATTTCCATCTGGGGTGGAGAAAAGCGCCTCTATGCCGCGACTAAGTTTATTCTTTATACAGCAGCAGGTTCTATCTTCATTCTCGTCGCCGCATTAGCAATGGCATTCTACGGCGACACCGTTACCTTTGATATGCAACAGCTAGCCCAGAAGCATTACCCGATTGGGATGGAATTGGCGGTATATGCAGGGTTCTTAATTGCTTACGGCGTAAAATTACCGATTTTTCCCTTACATACCTGGTTACCCGATGCTCACTCTCAAGCCTCTGCCCCTGTCTCAATGATTTTAGCGGGTGTGTTGCTGAAGATGGGGGGTTACGGATTGATCCGGATGAATATGGAAATGTTGCCTGATGCCCATATTCGCTTTGCCCCGGTACTGGCTGTTTTAGGCGTCGTCAATATTATCTACGGGGCGTTGACTGCCTTTGCTCAAGATAACCTGAAACGGCGCTTGGCGTATTCTTCTATTTCCCACATGGGATTTGTCCTAGTTGGTATTGCCTCCTTCACGGCATTAGGTACAAATGGCGCAATGCTACAAATGATCTCTCATGGATTAATTGCCGCCGCGTTATTCTTCCTGTCGGGTGTCACTTATGATCGCACCCATACCCTGGCAATGGAAAATATGGGCGGTATGGCAAAACAAATGCCTAAAGTATTTGCCCTGTTTACGGCTGGTGCTATGGCATCTTTAGCATTACCGGGAATGAGTGGGTTTGTGGGAGAATTGTCTATCTTCCTCGGCATGTCTACTAGCGATGCCTATAACTCATCCTTTAAAGTAGTAATGGTACTGTTAGCCGCCGTGGGATTAATCCTCACTCCCATCTATCTACTCTCCATGCTGCGTCAGGTGTTCTATGGCACAGCTAAGGCGGAATTGGCGATGGATAATTATTTTGGAGATGCCAACCCACGGGAAATATTTATCGCCCTGTGCTTGTTAATTCCCATCGTCGGCATTGGTTTATATCCGAAGGTTGCTACCCAAACCTATGATGTCAAAACCGTGGCGGTAACGGCTCAAGTGCGTCAAGTTTTGCCAGTCGTTGCACAAGAACGGACAAACCTGTATTCTGGTAAATTCAACGCACCATCCCTACCCAAAGCCAAAGCCCAACCTTTGCTGGGTATACTTGAATAA
- a CDS encoding 2-succinylbenzoate--CoA ligase, with product MNSILIDIKQRNNDWLIGFENKQFQEINHKLFAQFSNLSLGQTVPKIILAESNPWRFLAALSAAIAADCSVVLGNPNWTQPEWQQVLALVQPDLIWGDLSPVIRQESFVKNKGQGIVKTEPTMGVTELGVCSQRFSADSTKVPTTSADSTKVPTTNADSTKVPTTNADSTKVPTTNADSTKVPTTNADSTKVLTTNPKIMIPTGGSSGKIRFVMHSWDTLMASVRGFHQYFDQKPVNSFCVLPVYHVSGLMQFLRSLTTGGQFASLPFRDVVAGKGRDIDPRDFFISLVPTQLQRLLRANAANWLSQFHTVLLGGAPAYESLLTEARQQGIRLAPTYGMTETASQVVTLKPDAFLAGNNSCGQVLPHAHVTICSTTGEFLGTNQIGIVTIAAESLALGYYSSGDKEDGELTQNHVPIRAGVEETLSSTTGANFQTSPLQRNNGVSLHFPNPQSPIPNSHATPDKIPTLQSDDLGFFDDQGYLTIVGRHSHKIISGGENIFPAEVEAAILATQLVRDVCVIGIPHNYWGQAVTAVYVPRASDVSVDSLKAALVNQLSRFKQPKYWVPVEQLPRNEQGKVNYESVRTTALEFLPMV from the coding sequence ATGAATTCTATTTTAATCGATATAAAACAGCGAAATAATGATTGGCTCATTGGTTTTGAAAATAAGCAATTCCAAGAAATAAATCATAAATTATTTGCTCAATTTTCTAATTTGTCTCTAGGTCAAACCGTTCCTAAGATTATTTTGGCTGAATCTAACCCTTGGCGATTCCTTGCTGCATTGAGCGCCGCTATTGCTGCCGATTGTTCAGTAGTTTTGGGCAATCCCAACTGGACACAACCGGAATGGCAGCAGGTTTTAGCATTAGTTCAACCCGATTTAATTTGGGGAGATTTGTCACCGGTGATTCGTCAAGAGTCATTTGTCAAAAATAAGGGACAAGGGATAGTCAAGACGGAACCGACAATGGGTGTCACTGAATTGGGCGTTTGTAGTCAGCGCTTTAGCGCTGATAGCACTAAAGTGCCTACTACGAGCGCTGATAGCACTAAAGTGCCTACTACGAACGCTGATAGCACTAAAGTGCCTACTACGAACGCTGATAGCACTAAAGTGCCTACTACGAACGCTGATAGCACTAAAGTGCCTACTACGAACGCTGATAGCACTAAAGTGCTTACTACGAACCCTAAAATAATGATTCCTACAGGGGGTTCCTCTGGTAAGATTCGCTTCGTGATGCACAGTTGGGATACTTTAATGGCGTCGGTGCGAGGGTTTCATCAGTATTTTGACCAAAAGCCAGTGAACTCATTCTGTGTCTTGCCTGTGTATCATGTGAGTGGGTTAATGCAATTTCTGCGATCGCTAACCACAGGAGGACAGTTTGCTAGTCTACCCTTTAGAGACGTGGTGGCGGGGAAAGGACGAGATATTGACCCCAGAGATTTTTTTATTTCCCTAGTTCCCACTCAGTTACAACGCTTACTCCGGGCGAATGCAGCAAATTGGTTATCCCAGTTTCACACGGTTTTGTTAGGTGGTGCGCCAGCTTATGAGTCTCTCTTAACTGAGGCGAGACAACAGGGTATTCGTTTAGCGCCAACTTATGGAATGACGGAAACGGCGTCTCAAGTGGTTACTCTGAAACCGGACGCATTTTTAGCGGGGAATAATAGTTGCGGTCAAGTTCTCCCTCACGCCCACGTTACCATTTGCAGTACAACCGGGGAATTTTTGGGGACAAATCAAATTGGAATTGTCACGATTGCAGCAGAGTCTTTGGCATTGGGTTACTATTCTTCAGGAGATAAGGAAGATGGAGAGTTAACTCAAAACCATGTCCCAATCAGGGCGGGTGTTGAGGAAACGTTATCGTCAACCACTGGCGCGAATTTTCAAACCTCGCCCCTACAGAGGAATAATGGCGTATCTCTACACTTCCCCAATCCCCAATCACCAATCCCTAATAGTCATGCAACGCCTGATAAAATTCCAACGCTGCAATCCGATGATTTGGGATTTTTTGATGATCAGGGATATCTAACTATTGTCGGACGGCACAGTCATAAAATCATTAGTGGAGGTGAAAATATTTTCCCAGCCGAAGTCGAGGCGGCTATTTTAGCCACCCAATTAGTGCGTGATGTGTGTGTGATTGGCATACCGCATAATTATTGGGGTCAAGCCGTTACAGCGGTTTACGTTCCTCGCGCATCGGACGTTTCTGTGGATAGTTTAAAAGCCGCGCTGGTCAATCAGTTAAGTAGGTTTAAGCAGCCTAAATATTGGGTTCCTGTTGAACAATTACCCCGCAATGAGCAAGGGAAAGTAAATTATGAATCTGTTAGAACAACTGCTTTAGAATTTTTGCCTATGGTTTAA